GAATCGTCCCCGCGGCCGGTGTGGAGCTCGACGGTCGGTACCGCTTGGAGACCGTGATCGGTAGCGGCGGGATGGGTGAGGTCTGGCGCGCCTTCGACCTGCGGCTACGTCGGCCCGTGGCGGTGAAGGTGCTGCCCGCCGGGTTGGCGGCGGCCGAGGAGGGCGTCGCGCGGTTCCGGCGGGAGGCCGAGACGACGGCGACGCTCCAGCATCCCGGCATCACCGTCGTGTTCGACATCGGCGAGGACCGAAGTCACGCGCAGCTCACCTACCTGGTGATGGAACTCCTCGACGGCGAAGACCTACGCACCGTCATGGCGCGGAACACCCGCGGCCTCCCCGTTGCCCAGGCCATCGACATCGCCGCCCAACTCGCGGACGCGCTGGCCGCCGCGCACGCCCACGGCATCATCCACCGCGACGTCAAGCCCGCCAACCTGTTCCTCCTGCGCAGCGGTCGCCTGAAGCTCTGCGACTTCGGCGTCGCCGGCCTGGCGGATGCGGCGACCCGCCTCACGGCGCAGGACGCCCCCGCCCCCGGCACGCCCCGCTACATGGCTCCCGAACAGTTCCGCGGCGAACGCGCCGACCCTCGCACCGACCTCTACGCCTTGGGCTGCGTCCTCTATGAACTCCTGACCGGCGCACCACCGTTCGCGTCCGACTCCGGCGTCCGGGGGCTGGCCTATCAGCACATGAACACCCCGCCATCCCCCGTCGGCACCCACCGGCCGGACGTCCCGCCCGCACTGGATCGCCTCGTGGGGTCGCTGCTGGCCAAGCCGATGGACCTCCGTCCGGCCAGCGCCTCCTCCGTCGCCGACTCTCTCCATGCCCTGGCCGGCACCCGCCGCCCGACCACCGCGCCGTCCCTCGTCGATTCCCCGAACGAACGGCGGCCGTCCACCGAGCCCACGGTCCCGCCGACTCGTCGACGCACCGCCACCGGGGTCGTCGCGGTCGTCGGGGTCCTCGCCGCAACGATGATCGCCCTGGTCGTCTTCACCCCGTTCCAGGGACGAGACGGTGCCCCGTCCGCCGAGTCTCCGAGCCCCGGCGGCCCGGCGAGTCGGCCGGCCGCCCACTCCCCCTCGAACGCCACCCCGAGCGACATCAAGATCGTTGATGTCGTCACCCTCGCGGAGGGCGGCACCATGAAGCTCCATGTCTCGCCGACCCGCGGGGTCGCGTGGGCGACCATCGAGGGTCACACCCAGCGGCACCACCTCTATCTCGACCGTCGTGCCGTCGGCGACCAGGACTGGACCCCGTTCCTGGGCTCGGTCCACGTCCCCGGCGACGGACGCCTCCACCGCACCGCGGACGTCCCGATCACACGCGAGCCCCCCGCCGAGTTCCGCGTCGCGAGCGCGTACGACTTCCATTCCGGCGACTATCACTACGTGAACATCGGCGCCTTCCGCCTACTGGACGACCCTGCGGTCGGCTGACCCGAGCCCGCCAGGAGGCGGACGAACGCCGAGGCAGGCGACGATCTCGGATGCGTCGGGCGTCAGGAAGAACGAGAAGTGCAAGCGTGGCGTCGCTGATCGGACGTGGCCGATCACGACGTGCTCGAACCCGCACGCGCTCAGATCGGCGACGGCCTGGGCGAAGCCGAGCGAAGGCTGCCCGGTCCTCCGGATCAGACGTTCGCGACGCCGGTGGATGCCGAGTATCGACAGCCTGGCGGCGACACCCGGATGGATCTCGAACTCGGCCCCGCCCAGGAGTGCCTCCCGGCACGCGAGGTGCGCGTCACCGTCCTGTTCAGCATCCCGATCAGCGTCGTCCGCTCCATTCGCCCATCATGTGGGCAGCGGCCTGGGGCCGCACGCACGAACCCGACCGCCCAGGGTGCAATGGCGGGAAGGAGGACTGCGGTGAGCGCCGTGGAAGGTGATGCGGAGGCGAGCAGGAGTTCGCCCGAACGACCTGGCCGGGTTGCGGCACAGCGTTGTCGGGCTCGCCATGGATGCGCGCGAGCAGATCCGCGACCCCGACGTGGGCGAGTGCTTCCTGTGGGAGGCCGTGTGGGTCTCCGGGGAGCTGCGTTCCCGCCTGGATGCCCTCGATCACCTGCTGGAACGGCTGAGCGACGCCGCCGACGCCTGGACCGGGGAGGCGATCGGGACGATGCCGTTGCGGGAAGAGGTCCGGGGAGTGGCGCGGGAGTGTTCGGGGCGCATGCCGGCGGAGCCCTGGAGCGCCGGGCGGTGATGATTTCAGCCGGAGGTGTCTGCGCGGCCGGGCCAGCCGGGGATCTCGTCGAGGTCTTGGATGAAGGTCGCCGGGTCGCCTGTGCCCGGGCGGGCGGTGAAGTCGGGATGGGTGTGCGCCTCGGCTCGGAGGTGCCAGCGGCGTACGACGTCTTGCAGGTGCCCGTACCGGCCCGGCTCGTGGGCTGCGTCCACCGCGTCGTGGTAGTCGCGCTCGAAGCGGTCGCGTTCGTCTGCGGGCAGCCGCCGCATGATGTCCTCGGGGTTCGGCCCACCTGGGCCGATCGGCTCGGCGGTCATGGTTCTCCCCCATCGACGGGTCGTCGTTCGGTGGTACGTAGGGCTGCTACCCGGCTGCTCTCCGCCTGAACGGGGCCGAGTGGACGGTGCGTCTGGTCGCCCGAGGAGCCGAAGGACGCGATCGCGTGCGGCCTGCCGTCTCGGTACTGGATCACGTGGCGGGCGGTGCTGCGCTCCTCCACGAGGTCGGTCGGCCTGGTCCTGCCACGGCTCGTCCACGGCGGGCCTGGGAGGACCGCCCAGCGCCCGTCATGGAGCCAGAGGTGGTCACCCTCGCGGAACGTCTTCCTGCGCGGAGGCCGGCGCGTCCGCAACGTTCTCCTGGTGGTGGACCACACGCCCATGTCCCACCGCTTCCGTTCCCCGACGATCGATCGGCGCCAGAAGGTGACGCCCGCCGGGGACATCGCCGGTCAGCGGCGGCGGCGCCAGAGGAGGGCGGCCACGAGGGCGGCGGCTGCGCCGGTGAGGGCGGCGAGGAGGCGGTTGAGGCCGAGCCTGGCGGCCAGGGCCTTCAAGGGGCGGAGCAGGCCGGCGAGGGCGAAGCCTCGCACCGAGGCCGCCGCCCTGCCCGCGGCGGCGGTGGTCTTGGCCCGGGCGGCGATGGTGGCCTTCCCCGCGGTCGCGGCGGCGTTGCCTGTGGCGTCGGTGGCCTTCCCGGCCGCCGAGGTCGCGGTGTCCGTGGCGTTGCCGGCGGCGTGGGCGGCCTTCTTCTTGGCGGCCTTGGCGTCGGTGGGCTTGGGGAGCTGGTCGCGGTTCGGGGGGCTGGGGGTCTTCATGGTGGGGGGTCCTCCCAAAAGGGGATGTGAGTTTTCCTCGCGGTACCCCACCATGGGCGGTCCATTCCACCCGACTTGTACGCCGTTGACCGAATCATGGGCCTCTGTTTGATCGCGGACGACCCGGGTAGCCGTCGCGGTGCGAAACGGACGGACCAACGACCCCGAGAGGTCAGGAGGTAACGACCATGCCCCCGGCAACGGTGCAACGCCAGGGCCCCAGTGTGGAGCGCCCCTCGTCGAGCGGGCTCGCCGACGTCGTCGAGATGATCCTGGACAAGGGTCTGGTGATCGACGCGTACGTGCGGGTCTCGCTGGTGGGGATCGAGCTGCTCACCGTGGACGCCCGGGTCGTGGTGGCCAGCGTCGACACGTACCTGCGGTTCGCGGAGGCGGTGAACCGGCTGGACCTCGCCGAGAGCGGCAACAGTCAGGGACTCCCGCAGATGATCTCCACGATGCAGGAGGGCGGCGCCCGCAGCAAGACCCGTGGAGTGCTCCAGGGCGCCGGCGAGACGGTCAAGGAGAAGCTCGGCCGCGGCGGCGAGAAGAAGAGCCCGGCGAAGCGGGAGGAGGACGGGGCGTGAGCGTCCAGTACGTGTACGGCGTGACGTCCGCCGACCTCGAGCTGCCCCCGGACCTGCGCGGGATCGATGACCGGGAAGCGGCGCTGGTGCGGCACGCGGGATGCGCCGTGATCGCCGGACCGGTCGACACCGACCGGGCGCTGGGCACCAGGGACGACCTGTTCGCGCACCAGCGGGTGCTGGAGGCGGTCGCCGCCGATGGGGCCCCGGTGCTGCCCTTCCGGTTCGGCGCCGTGCTGCCCGACCGGGACGCGATCGTCTCCGAGCTGCTGGAGCCCAACCGCGAGTCGTTCGCCGAGGAGTTGGAGCGGATCCAGGGGCACGTGCAGCTCACCCTGAAGGGCCGGTACGTCGAGGAGGTGATCCTCGGCGAGATCCTCCGCGAGCGGCCGGAGATCGCGGGGCTCCGGGAGGAGCTCCACGGCGTCTCCCCCGAGGCCGGCTACTACGACCGGGTCCGGCTCGGCGAGCTGATCGCCCAGGCCCTGGAGGAGAAGGCCACCGCGGACGCGGACCACGCCCTCGAGCTGCTCGCTCCGCACGCCGAGCGGACCGTCGCGCACACGCCGCGCCGGACCGAGGAGATCCTCGACGCGGCGTTCCTCGTCCGCCGGGACGCGCGGGAGCGGTTCGAGCGGGCCGTGGACGAGCTGGGCGGGCGGTGGGACGGCCGAGTGCGGCTGCGCCTGGTGGGTCCGCTGCCCCCGTACGACTTCGCCGAGTCCGGCGGAGAGGGCTGACATGGGTCTGATCACCGGGCTGGTCACGCTGCCGCTGGCGCCGGTGCGCGGGGTGGTGCGGCTGGCCGAGTTCCTCCAGGAGCAGGCCGAGCAGGAGCTGTACGACCCGATCCGGCTGCGGCAGCGGCTGGAGGACGTGGCCGACGCCCGCGCGGCCGGCGAGATCTCCGAGGAGGAGGCCGCCGAGCTCGAGGAGGAGCTGTTGACGCTGTTGATGAATCCGCCGGTGGGGAGGCGATAGCCGATGGCGCAGACGCTCGCCCGGGTGGTGCGGCAGGCCGTCGAGCAGGTGGAGGCCCTGACCGGCCGCGAGGCGGAGGGGGTGACGTCCACCCGGCGCCGCGAGGACGGCTGGCTGGTCGAGGTGGAGGTCGTGGAGACCCGCCGCATCCCCGACACGGCCGACCTGCTGGCGATCTACGAGGTCGAGCTGGACGACGAGGGCGAGCTGACCGGATACCGGCGGTCCCGCCGGTATCAGCGGGGCCGCGCCGACGACGACTGACGAACGAGGAGGAGCACGTGTCCCAGGTCGAATGGGCCGGCCCGGCCTCGTCGGGCCGGCCCTCGGGCCGGTCGTCCGGCGGGGAGTACCAGCCGGCGAACCTGGCCGACCTGCTGGAACGGATCCTCGACAAGGGCATCGTGATCGTCGGGGACATCCGGGTCAACCTGCTCGACATCGAGCTGTTGACCATCAAGATCCGACTGCTGGTGGCCTCCGTCGACCGGGCCAAGGAGATGGGCATCGACTGGTGGGAGCACGACCCGGCGATTTCGTCCAAGGCCCGTCGAGAGCTGACCGAGGAGAACCGCCGACTGCGGGAACGGGTCGCGGCGCTGGAGGGCCGGCCCTCCGGGGAGGACACCGCCGAGAACGCCGCCGAGCACGAGCGGGAGGAGGTGGAGGATGAGTGAGCAGGCCGTCTACCTGTACGCCGTGGCCCGTGGGCTGCGCGCCGAGGACCTGGCCGGAGTGCCCGGGCCGGCCGGGTCCGGGGTCCGGATCATCGAGCACGCGGGGCTGTCGGCCGTCGTCGGCGACGTCCCCTTGGACGAGTTCGGCGAGGAGCCGCTGAAGACGAACCTGGAGCGCCTCGACTGGCTGGAGGAGACCGCCAGGACGCACCACGACGTGGTGTCGGCCGCCGCGTCGGCCGCTCCCACCGCGCCGGTCAGCCTCGTCACCGTCTACCGCGACGACGACCGCGTCCGCGCGATGCTGGACCTGCGGCGCGACGCGCTCACCGCCGCGCTCGAACGGATCTCGGGACGCCGCGAGTGGGGCCTCAAGGTGTACGCCGAGCCCCGCAGGGAGCCCGAGGAGCGGGCCCCCGCCGACGACGGCAAGCCGGGCACGTCGTACCTGATGCGCCGCCGGGCACAGCAGCGCAGCCGCGAGGAGCTGGCGCGCAGGCAGGCCGAACAGGCCGAGACCGTACACCGGGAGCTGGCGAAGACGGCGGTCGCGACCAGGCGGCACCCGCCGCAGGACCCCCGGCTGTCGGGCCGCGCCGGGCAGATGCTCCTCAACATGGCGTACCTGGTGGACGAGGCGGAGGCCGACGGGTTCGTCCGCCGCGTCGAGGACGCCGCCGCCCGCGCCGAGGGCCTGCGCATCGAGGCGACCGGCCCCTGGCCCGCGTACTCGTTCATCGACCTGGAAGAGCCCGACGAGCCCGACGAGGAGGTGACCGGTGAACGGGAGCATCGTTGACGTGGTCGACGCCCCGCCGGGCGAGCGCGTGGCCCTGGTCGACCTGCTGGACCGGCTGCTGGCCGGCGGTGTGGTGATCGCGGGCGACCTGGTCATCTCGATCGCGGAGGTCGACCTGGTGCGGGTCTCGCTGCGGGCGCTGATCACCTCGATCCGGGAGGAGAGCGGGGTGGGGGGCGCGTGAGCACCGAGAGGTTGCGGCGGCGCATCGAGACGAATCCGGAGGAGGTCGAACGCGACCTCGTCAAGCTGGTGCTGACCGTGGTGGAGCTGATCCGGCAGCTCATGGAGCGGCAGGCGATCCGTCGGGCGGAGGGCGACGACCTCACCGACGAGCAGGTCGAGGAGATCGGTCTCGCGCTGATGCGGCTCGAAGAGGCGATGATCAGGCTCAAGGAGCACTTCGGGATCGAGCAGGCCGACCTGAACCTGGACCTGGGCCCCCTGGGCACGCTGCTCCCCGAGGTCCGATGACCCGCTAATTCAGTGGTTCCCTCGCATCGCCCCCCGTAAAGTCGCCGGGCGTCGGCACGGTCTCGGGGGGCGGTCATGCGAGTGCACTATCCGCGCACCCCGCATCTGCCGTGGTCGCCGGGTGTCGCCTCCGACGACGTGCGGGCCGGTGGGCTCGCGGGGCTGGCGGGCCGTGAGGTCGTCGTCACCGAGAAGCTCGACGGCGAGAACACCACCTTGTACTCCGATGGGCTGCACGCGCGTTCGCTGGATTCGGCGCACCACCCGTCGCGGGCATGGGTGAAGGCGCTGCACGGCAGGATCGGCCGGTTCATCCCGCCCGGGTGGCGGGTGTGCGGCGAGAACATGTTCGCCCGGCACTCGATCGCGTACGACGATCTGGAGAGCTGGTTCCACGTCTTCTCGGTGTGGGCGGACGACCGTTGTCTGAGCTGGGACGACACCGTGCGCTTCGCGCGGAGGCTGGGCGTTCCGACCGTGCCGGTGCTGTGGCGCGGCCCGTTCGACGAACGGGCGCTGCGCGCGATGCAGGTGAACACGGGCCGGCAGGAGGGCTATGTCGTCCGCACCGCCGAGGGCTTTCACCGTGACGCGTTCGCCGACCGGGTGGCCAAGTGGGTGCGGCGGGGGCATGTGCAGACCGACGAGCATTGGATGCTCTCGGCCGTGGTCGAGAACGGTCTGAGCCCGGCCGCCGCCCTGTGGGAGGCGCGCTCGGGCGCGACTCCCGACGTGTCGTCGCTGCTCCGGGCGCTGGGTCCGTCCTTTGAGGGGGCGTCCGAGCCCGCCTTGGCCGACGTCTACCCGCGGCTGGACCTGCTGGGTCGATCGGGGGAGAGCCGGTTGGCGGGGGTTCTGGCCGCCCTGCTGCACGCGGAGCACCGCCCGTCCCTGTTGCCCCGGCTGGTGGGGCCGCTCGGGATGCGGCAGGCACGGCGGGTCGCCGATCTGGTGGGTCTGCACACGCGGCTGCGTCGTGAGTTCCCGGACGCGGAGCGCCGGGCCGGCCTGACGCGGATGAGCGCGGCGGCCGATCTGGGGGTGCTGCACGCCGTGGCCGCGTCGGCCCTGGCCGGGCGCGACGACGCGGAGGCGGTCGCCGCTCGGGAGGAGGTGGCCTGGTCGGAGCTGAACGCCGATGACGCCGGGCTGCTCGACGAGGATCCGCTGGGTCCGCTGCGCGACGGCCTGCGAGAGGCCCTCGCGGACCACGACCCCGAGGTCGCCGACCGCTGCTGGGCCGAGGCCCGCGAGGCGTACGCGTCGGGCAAGGCGACCTCGGCGGAGGCGGCGTCGGCGTTGACCTGGCGGTGGCGTTCCGGTGAGTTCCCCCGGCTGGTCGTGCTGGTGGGCCCGTCGGGCGGCGGCAAGAGCACCTTCGCGCGGAACGGCGGCGGGATCGAGGTCATCGTGTCCCTGGACGGTCTGCGCGAGGCCCGTGGATCCAGGGCGGACCAGCGGGCCAACCCGGAGATCCTCACGGAGGGCCTCGCAGGTCTCGCCGAGGAGCTGAACGGCCGTGCGGTCGTCGCCTGGGACGCGACCTCCCTGAATCCTCGCCAACGCTCCCTGGTGCACGCCGTCGGGGAACGGCGCGACGCCCTGGTGACCCATGCGGTGATGGTCGTTCCCGAGGAGTCGGCCGCCGAGCGCAACGCGCGCCGCGACCACCCGGTGCCGCCGGAGGTGCTCGCCGCCCAGTTCCGCCGGTACGTTCCCCCGTACCCGGGCGAAGCGCACCGCGTCTGGTACGTCGGGGAGGACGGGGCCGTTCACGACGTCGCCGGAAGCCTGTGGGACGAGGAGTGAGCATGCGGACCAGCGAGGAGATCTACCACCGCATCCGCTGGGATCCGCGTTTCGACCCGGCGCGGTTCGTGATGGGCGTCAACGTACGCGGGGCCGCCCCCAAGCGGGTGCCGCTGCCGTCGTTCGTGCCCGGCGGCGACATCCCCTGGCACCGCGTCCTGTTCTTCGAGGCGGACGGCGAGGTGGTGTGGGACCGGAAGGCGGGGCGGGACGACATCGACTCCTCGCGGGCCGGCCGTACACGGGAGCCCCGCAGGCTCGACGCCGGCGGCTTCACCGCCAGGGCCCCGTTCGTCTGGCGTCCCGTGGACGGATGGCGCGCCCAGGAAGGCGACCCCTCGGGCCGGCCCTCCGTGTCGCCGGGCGTACGGGTGCTGACCTGGAACACCCTGTGGGACCGCTACGACGCCGACCGGATCGACACCGCCCGGCGCAGACCGCTGCTGCTGGAGGCGCTCGAACGGGCCGACGCCGACGTGATCGCGCTGCAGGAGGTCGAGGCCGGTCTGCTCAGACCGCTGCTGCGGACCCCGTGGGTGCGCAAGTCCTACACGCTCGGCACCGACCCGTCCGGCCCCGACGTCGACGACACCGGGCTGCTGCTCCTCAGCCGGCTGCCGGTGCTGGAGGCGGGGGTGTGCGCGCTGGGCCCGCACAAGGCCGTCTCGGCGATCACGGTGAAGGCGGCGACGGGTCCGATCGTGGTGGCGGTCACCCATCTGACCAGCGACCACACCGAGAACGGGGCCGACCGTCGGGGGGACGAGTTCGGCCGGCTCGCCGGGCTGGTGGCGAGCGTGGACGGCGATGTGATCGTGCTCGGCGACTTCAACGACGGCGGCGACGCGCCCGCGCGGCTGCTGGGGATGCGGGACGCCTGGACCGAGGTCCGCGGGCCGGGCGACGACACCCCGACGTTCGATCCCGTGGCCAATCCGCTGGCGGCGGTGTCCTCCCTGTCCGGGCGCGCGTCGCGGCTGGACCGGGTGCTGCTGCGCGGCCCCGGCCTGAGAGTGTCGCGCGCGTCCCTGCTGGGGAACGCCCCCGCGACGCCGGAGGGGCTCCTCCCCTCGGACCACTACGGCGTCGTCGTGGACCTCGACCCCACCGTGAACGCGCCCGATCCCCTCGGGACCGCCCGAACGACCGCACGGACGGCCGTGGCGTGGATTCCGCCGGAGGGGCTGTGGCCGGCGATCCAGGAGATCCGCGAACGGCACGACCCCCAGATCCACCGATGGCCGCCCCACGTGAACGTGCTGTTCGGGTTCGTCCCGGAGGCGGACTTCGACGAGGCGCTCCCCCGGTTGTCACGGGCCGTCGCGAAGGTCGCCCCGTTCACGGCCGGGCTGAAGGGCGTGCAGGCCTTCCCGCACCGCGACGACTTCACGGTCTGGCTCGACCCGGCGGCCGACGACCCGAAACCATGGGCGGCGCTGCGCCAGGAGTTGGAGAAGGCGTTCCCCCAATGCCGCAGCCGCGCCGAGGGCTACACCCCGCACCTCACCCTGGGCCGCACCCGGAACGCCGACCCCCTCGTCACCGAGTGCGAGACCCGCCTCCGCGGCATGTCCGCGACCGTCGGCGAGTTGGTCGTCCTCTCCCGCCGAGGCACGGAACCCATGCGCCCCCGGGTGGCCATCACCCTGGGCACGGGCGAGATCCGCCCCCTTGACCACGAGCCCAACACCCCGGGGCCCCAAGCCCCCGAGGACGCCGGCGCCGTCGTGCGACAACTGGCGGAAGCCCTCCCGGAGGCCGTCCTCCATGTCGCGGGCTCCCGACGCATGGGCTGCGCCCTCCCCGACGCCGACCTCGACCTGGTGGCCGTCCTCCCCGACTCCCTCGCTCCCCCGAGCCCTGCGGGGGCCGAGCCCCAGGTGACGCAAGCCGGGGCACGGGCGGCGACACCGTCGAACGCGAACGAGCCCCGGCCTTCGAGCCCTCCGGGCACGACTACGGAACCGGCCGACATCCCGCGGCCGGGGGCTGAGGGGGCTGCGGCGGTTCTGGGGCCGGCGGAGGTCGAGGCGCGGGTGGGGTCGTTGCCGGGGGTGGTCGGGCTGCGGCGGGTGATCGGGGCTCGGGTGCCGGGTTTGCGGGCGCGGGTCGGGGGGCTGGACGTCGATCTGCTGGTCGTGGCGACCGGGGGCGTGTCGCCCGCCGAAGCGGTGGCGCGGCGTACCGAGTTGGGGGAGGGCGCCGCGGTCGCGTTGAGCGCGGTCAGTGACGCGGACGCGGTGTTGGACTTCGTCGGGGGCGGCCGGGAGGACTTCGTGTGGCTGGCCCGTGCGGTCAAGGCGTGGGCGAGGGCGCGGGGGCTGGACACCGCGCCGTTCGGGGGGCTGCCGGGGCTGGCGTGGGCGATCTTGGCGGCGCGGACGGTGCGTGAGGCCCCCGGGCTGCCGCCGGGTGAGCTGATGGCGCGTTTCTTCGCGGGCTGGGCGGCCTGGGATTGGCGGGAGCCCGTCGGTCTCGGGGGTGGCGGGGCGGCCGAGGCGGTGCCCGTACGGATCTGGACGCCCTCGGCCCCCGTACGGCTGTGCAGCGAGCAGGTCGGCGTGGGCATGCGGGACCTGCTGACCCAGGAGCTGTACCGGGCGTGGGAGATCACCGAGGGCGGCCGAAGTCGCTGGGCGGACCTGCTCGCCCCGCCGCCCCTCCACCGGAGGCACGCGGCGTGGGCGGTGGTGACCGTGCGGAGGGCGCGGTCCGAGGAGCTCGAGGTCACGGTCGGTCGCGTCCGGGGTCGCGTGCGGGCGCTGCTCACCGCGTTGGAGGACGCGGGGGCGGTGGAGGCGCACGCGTGGCCCCGGCCGTTCGACGTCGGGCCCGATCGGGTGCGCTTCGCCGTCGGGCTGGGGCGTACGCCTCCTGACGAGGCGACGGTCGTCGAGGCCGTCCGGCCGTGGGCGTCGGGAATGCGGGGCGTCGAGGTCGCGTGGGCCGAGTGCGGCGAGGTCCCGACGCTCCGCTGACCGCACGGAAAGGCCGGGAGACAGCGAGAGACCCGCCGGGTGCTCCCGGCGGGTCTCCCGCGTCAAGTGCGCCGATGTGCGGGTCGCCTCTCGGCGAAATGCACAACGCGGCTCCAGCCGAACGGTATTCCGCGAAGGCGTTAGATGAGGCCCGGGGACACCAGGCACATCGGCGACACCGTCTATAACCTACCTGGTCCCGGGATTGTTCCCGGCCATCTCCGGGTCTTCATCGATCCAGCGTCCAGCGGATCGGCAGGTGCTTGAGGCCGCAGATGATGCCGCTGCCCATCCACGAGGGCTCGCCGGCCAGGTCGACCGAGCGCAGGCGCGGGATCAGCTCCTCCAGCATCACCCGGATCTCCATGTGCGCCAGCCGGGCCCCCAGGCAGTAGTGCTCGCCGAAGCCCCAGCCGAGGTGCGGGTTGGGGTCGCGGTCGACGCGGAAGTCGAAGGGGTCCTCGAAGACCTCCTCGTCGCGGTTGGCCGAGGGGTAGAACAGCGCCAGCCGGTCGCCCGCCCGGATCTCCCGGCCGCCCAGCTCGCAGTCGGCGGTGGCCTTGCGGACGAAGTGGACGACCGGCGAGGTCCAGCGGACGATCTCGTCGGCGGCGGCGCCGCACAGCTCCGGTCGCTCGCGCAGCAGCGCGAGCTGCTCGGGGTGCCGGAGCAGGGCCAGCAGGCCGCCGCCCAGCGCGCTGCGGGTGGTGTCGTGGCCGGCGATCACGATGATCAGCAGGTAGAGCAGGGTGTCCAGGTCGGACAGCGGCTCGCCGTTCAGCCGGGCGTTGGCCAGCACGCCGACGAGGTCGTCGGTCGGGGCGGCGCGGCGGTCGGCGATCAACCGCCGGAGGTAGCCGGCGAACTCGGCGCGCGAGTCGCGGGCGAACTCGGTGTCGGCGATGCCCACGAACTCGTTGGTCAGCCGCAGCACCAGCCCCTCGTGCTCGCGGGACAGGCCGATGATCTCACTGATCATCCGGAGCGGGTGCCAGGCGGCCACGTCGGTGATGAAGTCCAGCCGCTCGGGGGCCTGGTCGAGCAGTTCCCGGGAGATCTCCCTGACCCGCTCCTCCAGGGCGCGCAGCACCTTGGGGCGGAAATACGGCAGGGCCAGATTGCGGTAGTCGCGGTGTTCCGGCGGATCGGTGCTGAGCAACGTCCGCGAGGCCCGCCCGGTCACCCCGGCGAACGACTCCTCGACCGGCCGGGCGTGCAAAGGGGCGAGCGTCACCCGGGTCCGTGAGCTGAACAGCGCCGGATCGGCGGAGACCGCCTTCACGTCGGCGTGCCGGGTGACCGCCCAGAAGGACGGATATCCGGGGGGATCGAACC
The DNA window shown above is from Thermomonospora umbrina and carries:
- a CDS encoding cytochrome P450, which encodes MQWFDPPGYPSFWAVTRHADVKAVSADPALFSSRTRVTLAPLHARPVEESFAGVTGRASRTLLSTDPPEHRDYRNLALPYFRPKVLRALEERVREISRELLDQAPERLDFITDVAAWHPLRMISEIIGLSREHEGLVLRLTNEFVGIADTEFARDSRAEFAGYLRRLIADRRAAPTDDLVGVLANARLNGEPLSDLDTLLYLLIIVIAGHDTTRSALGGGLLALLRHPEQLALLRERPELCGAAADEIVRWTSPVVHFVRKATADCELGGREIRAGDRLALFYPSANRDEEVFEDPFDFRVDRDPNPHLGWGFGEHYCLGARLAHMEIRVMLEELIPRLRSVDLAGEPSWMGSGIICGLKHLPIRWTLDR
- a CDS encoding poly(A) polymerase — protein: MRTSEEIYHRIRWDPRFDPARFVMGVNVRGAAPKRVPLPSFVPGGDIPWHRVLFFEADGEVVWDRKAGRDDIDSSRAGRTREPRRLDAGGFTARAPFVWRPVDGWRAQEGDPSGRPSVSPGVRVLTWNTLWDRYDADRIDTARRRPLLLEALERADADVIALQEVEAGLLRPLLRTPWVRKSYTLGTDPSGPDVDDTGLLLLSRLPVLEAGVCALGPHKAVSAITVKAATGPIVVAVTHLTSDHTENGADRRGDEFGRLAGLVASVDGDVIVLGDFNDGGDAPARLLGMRDAWTEVRGPGDDTPTFDPVANPLAAVSSLSGRASRLDRVLLRGPGLRVSRASLLGNAPATPEGLLPSDHYGVVVDLDPTVNAPDPLGTARTTARTAVAWIPPEGLWPAIQEIRERHDPQIHRWPPHVNVLFGFVPEADFDEALPRLSRAVAKVAPFTAGLKGVQAFPHRDDFTVWLDPAADDPKPWAALRQELEKAFPQCRSRAEGYTPHLTLGRTRNADPLVTECETRLRGMSATVGELVVLSRRGTEPMRPRVAITLGTGEIRPLDHEPNTPGPQAPEDAGAVVRQLAEALPEAVLHVAGSRRMGCALPDADLDLVAVLPDSLAPPSPAGAEPQVTQAGARAATPSNANEPRPSSPPGTTTEPADIPRPGAEGAAAVLGPAEVEARVGSLPGVVGLRRVIGARVPGLRARVGGLDVDLLVVATGGVSPAEAVARRTELGEGAAVALSAVSDADAVLDFVGGGREDFVWLARAVKAWARARGLDTAPFGGLPGLAWAILAARTVREAPGLPPGELMARFFAGWAAWDWREPVGLGGGGAAEAVPVRIWTPSAPVRLCSEQVGVGMRDLLTQELYRAWEITEGGRSRWADLLAPPPLHRRHAAWAVVTVRRARSEELEVTVGRVRGRVRALLTALEDAGAVEAHAWPRPFDVGPDRVRFAVGLGRTPPDEATVVEAVRPWASGMRGVEVAWAECGEVPTLR